The Ooceraea biroi isolate clonal line C1 chromosome 1, Obir_v5.4, whole genome shotgun sequence genome has a window encoding:
- the LOC105277837 gene encoding dual oxidase isoform X1: protein MASESGCPIEFHRIDVDKCDPVFDKECQGNKYIPFLRADYDRQTGRSPNSPREQINKVTSWIDGSFVYSSSEAWANTMRSFKNGSLLMEQTRQFPVRNTMRAPLFNHAVPHVMRMLSPERLFLLGDPRTNQHPPLLALGILFYRYHNVIAARVQEEHPDMSDEEIFQKARRIVIGTIQNIIFYEYLPAFLNEDLPSYTGYKPDLHPGISHIFQSAAFRFGHTLIPPGIYRRNENCEYRKTNMGQPAIRLCSTWWDSNEVLANSTIEELIMGMASQLAEKEDTLLGTDIRNNLFGPMEFSRRDLGALNIMRGRDNGLPDYNTAREYFKLAKRKTWNEINPGLFSKNSSLLRTLIEIYSNNLNNIDVYVGGMLESKDGPGELFTAVIKEQFLRLRDSDRFWFENEENGIFTKNEIEVIRRVSLWDVIINATDIPSDAIQRRVFIWQDGDPCPQPFQLNSTILEPCVPLQRYDYFEGSELVYIYACVFLGFVPILCAGAGYGLVKLQNRRRRRLKILQEAIQKRSDGICVDKMIVREWLHANHRRLVKVKFGPEAALHIVDRKGEKLRTFDFSGVNTITMEESQESETGHRKALVLLRIPRDYDLVLELDSLASRRKFIAKLEAFLASQKKHFTLTPIARDIMLAKAETKERRQKKLEQFFREAYALTFGLRPGERRRRSDDSDTGEVVTVMRTSLSKSEFASALGMRPDAVFVKKMFNIVDKDGDGRISFQEFLDTVLLFSRGKTEDKLRIIFDMCDKDSNGVIDKEELSEMLRSLVEIARTTSLSDDHVTELIDGMFQDAGLERKEYLTYNDFKLMMKEYKGDFVAIGLDCKGAKQNFLDTSTNVARMTSFHIDQLPSEDSKSWTRKQWDAVSTFVEENRQNIFYLFVFYVVTIALFVERFIHYSFMAEHTDLRHIMGVGIAITRGSAAALSFCYSLLLLTMSRNLLTKLKEFSIQQYIPLDSHIQFHKIAACTALFFSVLHTVGHIVNFYHVSTQPIAHLRCLTSEISFPSDARPTISFWLFRTVTGLTGLLLFVVMTIIFVFAHPTVRQKAYKFFWSTHSLYVVLYALCLIHGLARLTGAPRFWIFFVGPAIIYALDKVVSLRTKYMSLDIIETELLPSDVIKIKFYRPPNLKYLSGQWVRLACTAFRSNEFHSFTLTSAPHENVLSCHIKAQGPWTWKLRNYFDPCNYNPEDELPKIRIEGPFGGGNQDWYKFEVAVMVGGGIGVTPYASMLNDLVFGTSTNRYSGVACKKVYFLWICPSHKHFEWFIDVLRDVERKDVTDVLEIHIFITQFFHKFDLRTTMLYICENHFQRLSKKSIFTGLKAINHFGRPDMTSFLKFVQKKHSYVSKIGVFSCGPRPLTKSVMSACDEVNKTRRLPYFIHHFENFG from the exons TGCTCGGCGATCCAAGAACGAATCAACACCCACCACTGTTAGCTCTGGGAATCTTATTCTATCGGTACCACAATGTCATAGCCGCTCGCGTGCAAGAGGAACATCCCGATATGTCCGACGAAGAAATCTTTCAAAAAGCACGCCGGATAGTCATCGGAACGATTCAG aacataattttttacgaGTATCTACCGGCATTTTTAAATGAGGACCTGCCATCGTACACTGGTTACAAGCCAGATTTACATCCGGGTATCAGCCACATATTTCAAAGCGCCGCTTTTCGTTTCGGTCATACTCTTATACCACCAGGCATATACCgacgaaatgaaaattgcgAGTACAGGAAAACGAATATGGGCCAACCAGCTATCAGATTATGTTCCACTTGGTGGGATTCAAAC GAAGTTTTGGCTAACAGCACAATCGAAGAGCTAATTATGGGCATGGCGTCGCAATTGGCGGAGAAAGAGGACACTCTTCTCGGTACTGATATCCGGAACAACCTATTTGGCCCCATGGAATTCTCGCGCAGAGATCTCGGCGCTCTAAACATTATGCGGGGTCGTGACAACGGTCTGCCAGACTATAATACGGCCAGAGAGTATTTCAAGTTAGCCAAACGAAAAACGTGGAACGAGATCAACCCGGGACTGTTCAGTAAGAATTCGTCGTTACTACGCACCCTCATTGAGATCTACTCCAACAATCTCAACAACATTGACGTCTACGTTGGCGGAATGCTCGAATCCAAGGACGGACCCGGTGAGCTCTTCACCGCGGTCATAAAGGAGCAATTTCTACGTTTGCGAGATTCCGATAGATTCTGGTTTGAAAACGAGGAGAATGG CATTTTCACGAAAAATGAGATAGAAGTAATACGTCGTGTTAGTCTCTGGGACGTGATCATAAATGCCACTGATATACCATCCGATGCGATACAGAGACGAGTATTCATTTGGCAAGACGGTGATCCGTGTCCTCAACCCTTCCAGTTAAATTCGACGATACTTGAGCCTTGTGTTCCCTTACAACGTTACGATTATTTTGAG ggAAGTGAACTTGTTTATATCTATGCCTGCGTCTTCCTTGGATTCGTTCCAATTCTCTGCGCTGGTGCGGGATACGGATTGGTAAAATTGCAAAACAGACGGCGGCGAAGATTAAAGATACTTCAAGAGGCAATTCAAAAGCGAAGCGACGGGATTTGCGTCGACAAAATGATCGTACGTGAGTGGTTGCACGCGAATCATCGCCGTCTCGTAAAGGTGAAATTCGGGCCGGAAGCAGCGTTGCACATTGTCGATCGGAAAGGAGAGAAACTTCGTACGTTCGATTTTAGTGGCGTCAACACTATAACTATGGAGGAATCACAG GAGAGCGAAACCGGACATCGTAAGGCCCTAGTGCTGTTACGTATACCGCGCGATTACGACCTTGTCCTTGAACTCGATTCGCTGGCTTCGCGTAGAAAGTTCATTGCGAAATTAGAGGCGTTCTTGGCGTCGCAAAAAAAGCATTTCACACTCACGCCAATCGCGCGGGATATCATGTTGGCAAAGGCGGAAACCAAAGAGCGCCGGCAAAAGAAGCTCGAGCAG ttcTTCAGAGAAGCGTACGCTTTAACCTTTGGTTTACGGCCTGGTGAACGAAGACGTCGATCCGACGATAGCGATACCGGAGAAGTCGTCACCGTGATGCGTACTTCATTATCCAAGAGTGAATTCGCGAGTGCCCTCGGCATGCGGCCCGACGCAGTCTTCGTAAAGAAAATGTTCAACATCGTCGACAAGGACGGTGACGGTCGGATTTCTTTCCAG GAATTCTTGGACACGGTTCTGCTGTTCTCGCGCGGCAAGACCGAGGACAAGCTGCGCATAATCTTCGACATGTGCGATAAAGATAGCAATGGAGTGATTGACAAGGAAGAGCTGTCGGAAATGTTGAGGTCGTTAGTAGAGATAGCGCGTACCACGAGCCTCTCGGATGATCACGTCACCGAACTAATCGATGGCATGTTCCAA GATGCTGGCCTCGAGAGGAAGGAATACCTCACGTACAACGACTTTAAATTGATGATGAAGGAGTACAAGGGCGACTTCGTCGCAATCGGTCTTGACTGCAAGGGCGCTAAGCAGAACTTCCTCGACACGTCGACGAACGTCGCACGCATGACCAGCTTTCACATCGATCAATTGCCGTCGGAGGACTCGAAGAGTTGGACGCGCAAACAATGGGACGCCGTGTCGACCTTCGTCGAGGAGAACAGGCAGAATATTTTCTACCTCTTCGTGTTCTACGTGGTCACCATAGCGCTCTTCGTCGAGAGATTTATCC ATTACTCTTTCATGGCGGAACACACGGATCTGAGGCACATTATGGGCGTGGGAATCGCCATAACCAGAGGATCGGCGGCCGCCCTGTCCTTCTGTTACAGTCTGCTGCTACTAACGATGTCGCGCAACCTGTTGACGAAGCTGAAGGAATTCTCAATCCAGCAGTACATCCCGCTGGACTCGCACATACAGTTCCACAAGATCGCAGCATGTACGGCACTTTTTTTCTCTGTGCTGCATACGGTCGGTCACATAGTCAACTTTTATCACGTTTCCACGCAGCCGATAGCGCATTTACGCTGCCTCACCAGTGAAATCAGCTTTCCCAGCGATGCGCGGCCTACTATCTCCTTTTGGCTGTTTAGAACAGTGACCG GTTTGACTGGTCTTCTTCTCTTCGTCGTCATGACGATCATCTTCGTCTTCGCGCATCCCACCGTACGGCAGAAGGCCTACAAATTTTTCTGGTCGACGCACAGTCTCTATGTGGTTCTGTACGCGTTGTGCCTGATTCACGGCCTAGCTCGTTTGACAGGCGCGCCACGATTCTGGATATTCTTCGTCGGCCCGGCGATCATCTACGCGTTGGACAAA GTCGTGAGCCTGCGAACCAAATATATGTCCTTGGATATCATCGAGACGGAACTGCTACCCTCGgacgtaataaaaatcaaattctaCAGGCCACCGAACTTGAAGTATTTATCAGGCCAATGGGTACGTCTCGCCTGCACTGCCTTCAGATCCAACGAATTCCATTCATTTACGCTGACATCGGCGCCGCACGAGAACGTTCTTTCGTGCCATATAAAAGCCCAGGGACCGTGGACGTGGAAACTGCGAAATTATTTCGATCCCTGCAATTACAATCCGGAAGACGAGCTTCCTAAGATTCGCATCGAGGGTCCGTTTGGCGGTGGAAATCAGGATTGGTACAAGTTCGAGGTCGCAGTCATGGTTGGAGGCGGTATCGGTGTCACCCCGTACGCCTCGATGCTCAATGATCTTGTGTTTGGAACGTCCACCAACAGATATTCTGGAGTTGCGTGCAAGAAG GTCTATTTTCTGTGGATCTGCCCGTCGCACAAGCATTTCGAATGGTTCATTGACGTTCTCAGGGACGTCGAGAGGAAAGACGTTACAGACGTACTTGAAATCCACATATTCATTACGCAATTCTTTCACAAGTTCGATTTGCGTACTACTATGCTG TACATATGTGAGAATCACTTTCAGAGGCTATCGAAGAAGAGTATATTCACTGGACTCAAAGCCATCAATCACTTTGGCCGGCCGGACATGACGTCGTTCCTGAAATTTGTTCAGAAGAAACACAGCTAC gTTAGCAAAATAGGAGTATTCAGCTGTGGACCGCGTCCCCTGACGAAAAGCGTCATGTCGGCCTGCGACGAAGTGAACAAGACTCGGCGCTTGCCGTACTTCATTCACCACTTCGAGAACTTTGGCTAG
- the LOC105277837 gene encoding dual oxidase isoform X2 has product MRSFKNGSLLMEQTRQFPVRNTMRAPLFNHAVPHVMRMLSPERLFLLGDPRTNQHPPLLALGILFYRYHNVIAARVQEEHPDMSDEEIFQKARRIVIGTIQNIIFYEYLPAFLNEDLPSYTGYKPDLHPGISHIFQSAAFRFGHTLIPPGIYRRNENCEYRKTNMGQPAIRLCSTWWDSNEVLANSTIEELIMGMASQLAEKEDTLLGTDIRNNLFGPMEFSRRDLGALNIMRGRDNGLPDYNTAREYFKLAKRKTWNEINPGLFSKNSSLLRTLIEIYSNNLNNIDVYVGGMLESKDGPGELFTAVIKEQFLRLRDSDRFWFENEENGIFTKNEIEVIRRVSLWDVIINATDIPSDAIQRRVFIWQDGDPCPQPFQLNSTILEPCVPLQRYDYFEGSELVYIYACVFLGFVPILCAGAGYGLVKLQNRRRRRLKILQEAIQKRSDGICVDKMIVREWLHANHRRLVKVKFGPEAALHIVDRKGEKLRTFDFSGVNTITMEESQESETGHRKALVLLRIPRDYDLVLELDSLASRRKFIAKLEAFLASQKKHFTLTPIARDIMLAKAETKERRQKKLEQFFREAYALTFGLRPGERRRRSDDSDTGEVVTVMRTSLSKSEFASALGMRPDAVFVKKMFNIVDKDGDGRISFQEFLDTVLLFSRGKTEDKLRIIFDMCDKDSNGVIDKEELSEMLRSLVEIARTTSLSDDHVTELIDGMFQDAGLERKEYLTYNDFKLMMKEYKGDFVAIGLDCKGAKQNFLDTSTNVARMTSFHIDQLPSEDSKSWTRKQWDAVSTFVEENRQNIFYLFVFYVVTIALFVERFIHYSFMAEHTDLRHIMGVGIAITRGSAAALSFCYSLLLLTMSRNLLTKLKEFSIQQYIPLDSHIQFHKIAACTALFFSVLHTVGHIVNFYHVSTQPIAHLRCLTSEISFPSDARPTISFWLFRTVTGLTGLLLFVVMTIIFVFAHPTVRQKAYKFFWSTHSLYVVLYALCLIHGLARLTGAPRFWIFFVGPAIIYALDKVVSLRTKYMSLDIIETELLPSDVIKIKFYRPPNLKYLSGQWVRLACTAFRSNEFHSFTLTSAPHENVLSCHIKAQGPWTWKLRNYFDPCNYNPEDELPKIRIEGPFGGGNQDWYKFEVAVMVGGGIGVTPYASMLNDLVFGTSTNRYSGVACKKVYFLWICPSHKHFEWFIDVLRDVERKDVTDVLEIHIFITQFFHKFDLRTTMLYICENHFQRLSKKSIFTGLKAINHFGRPDMTSFLKFVQKKHSYVSKIGVFSCGPRPLTKSVMSACDEVNKTRRLPYFIHHFENFG; this is encoded by the exons TGCTCGGCGATCCAAGAACGAATCAACACCCACCACTGTTAGCTCTGGGAATCTTATTCTATCGGTACCACAATGTCATAGCCGCTCGCGTGCAAGAGGAACATCCCGATATGTCCGACGAAGAAATCTTTCAAAAAGCACGCCGGATAGTCATCGGAACGATTCAG aacataattttttacgaGTATCTACCGGCATTTTTAAATGAGGACCTGCCATCGTACACTGGTTACAAGCCAGATTTACATCCGGGTATCAGCCACATATTTCAAAGCGCCGCTTTTCGTTTCGGTCATACTCTTATACCACCAGGCATATACCgacgaaatgaaaattgcgAGTACAGGAAAACGAATATGGGCCAACCAGCTATCAGATTATGTTCCACTTGGTGGGATTCAAAC GAAGTTTTGGCTAACAGCACAATCGAAGAGCTAATTATGGGCATGGCGTCGCAATTGGCGGAGAAAGAGGACACTCTTCTCGGTACTGATATCCGGAACAACCTATTTGGCCCCATGGAATTCTCGCGCAGAGATCTCGGCGCTCTAAACATTATGCGGGGTCGTGACAACGGTCTGCCAGACTATAATACGGCCAGAGAGTATTTCAAGTTAGCCAAACGAAAAACGTGGAACGAGATCAACCCGGGACTGTTCAGTAAGAATTCGTCGTTACTACGCACCCTCATTGAGATCTACTCCAACAATCTCAACAACATTGACGTCTACGTTGGCGGAATGCTCGAATCCAAGGACGGACCCGGTGAGCTCTTCACCGCGGTCATAAAGGAGCAATTTCTACGTTTGCGAGATTCCGATAGATTCTGGTTTGAAAACGAGGAGAATGG CATTTTCACGAAAAATGAGATAGAAGTAATACGTCGTGTTAGTCTCTGGGACGTGATCATAAATGCCACTGATATACCATCCGATGCGATACAGAGACGAGTATTCATTTGGCAAGACGGTGATCCGTGTCCTCAACCCTTCCAGTTAAATTCGACGATACTTGAGCCTTGTGTTCCCTTACAACGTTACGATTATTTTGAG ggAAGTGAACTTGTTTATATCTATGCCTGCGTCTTCCTTGGATTCGTTCCAATTCTCTGCGCTGGTGCGGGATACGGATTGGTAAAATTGCAAAACAGACGGCGGCGAAGATTAAAGATACTTCAAGAGGCAATTCAAAAGCGAAGCGACGGGATTTGCGTCGACAAAATGATCGTACGTGAGTGGTTGCACGCGAATCATCGCCGTCTCGTAAAGGTGAAATTCGGGCCGGAAGCAGCGTTGCACATTGTCGATCGGAAAGGAGAGAAACTTCGTACGTTCGATTTTAGTGGCGTCAACACTATAACTATGGAGGAATCACAG GAGAGCGAAACCGGACATCGTAAGGCCCTAGTGCTGTTACGTATACCGCGCGATTACGACCTTGTCCTTGAACTCGATTCGCTGGCTTCGCGTAGAAAGTTCATTGCGAAATTAGAGGCGTTCTTGGCGTCGCAAAAAAAGCATTTCACACTCACGCCAATCGCGCGGGATATCATGTTGGCAAAGGCGGAAACCAAAGAGCGCCGGCAAAAGAAGCTCGAGCAG ttcTTCAGAGAAGCGTACGCTTTAACCTTTGGTTTACGGCCTGGTGAACGAAGACGTCGATCCGACGATAGCGATACCGGAGAAGTCGTCACCGTGATGCGTACTTCATTATCCAAGAGTGAATTCGCGAGTGCCCTCGGCATGCGGCCCGACGCAGTCTTCGTAAAGAAAATGTTCAACATCGTCGACAAGGACGGTGACGGTCGGATTTCTTTCCAG GAATTCTTGGACACGGTTCTGCTGTTCTCGCGCGGCAAGACCGAGGACAAGCTGCGCATAATCTTCGACATGTGCGATAAAGATAGCAATGGAGTGATTGACAAGGAAGAGCTGTCGGAAATGTTGAGGTCGTTAGTAGAGATAGCGCGTACCACGAGCCTCTCGGATGATCACGTCACCGAACTAATCGATGGCATGTTCCAA GATGCTGGCCTCGAGAGGAAGGAATACCTCACGTACAACGACTTTAAATTGATGATGAAGGAGTACAAGGGCGACTTCGTCGCAATCGGTCTTGACTGCAAGGGCGCTAAGCAGAACTTCCTCGACACGTCGACGAACGTCGCACGCATGACCAGCTTTCACATCGATCAATTGCCGTCGGAGGACTCGAAGAGTTGGACGCGCAAACAATGGGACGCCGTGTCGACCTTCGTCGAGGAGAACAGGCAGAATATTTTCTACCTCTTCGTGTTCTACGTGGTCACCATAGCGCTCTTCGTCGAGAGATTTATCC ATTACTCTTTCATGGCGGAACACACGGATCTGAGGCACATTATGGGCGTGGGAATCGCCATAACCAGAGGATCGGCGGCCGCCCTGTCCTTCTGTTACAGTCTGCTGCTACTAACGATGTCGCGCAACCTGTTGACGAAGCTGAAGGAATTCTCAATCCAGCAGTACATCCCGCTGGACTCGCACATACAGTTCCACAAGATCGCAGCATGTACGGCACTTTTTTTCTCTGTGCTGCATACGGTCGGTCACATAGTCAACTTTTATCACGTTTCCACGCAGCCGATAGCGCATTTACGCTGCCTCACCAGTGAAATCAGCTTTCCCAGCGATGCGCGGCCTACTATCTCCTTTTGGCTGTTTAGAACAGTGACCG GTTTGACTGGTCTTCTTCTCTTCGTCGTCATGACGATCATCTTCGTCTTCGCGCATCCCACCGTACGGCAGAAGGCCTACAAATTTTTCTGGTCGACGCACAGTCTCTATGTGGTTCTGTACGCGTTGTGCCTGATTCACGGCCTAGCTCGTTTGACAGGCGCGCCACGATTCTGGATATTCTTCGTCGGCCCGGCGATCATCTACGCGTTGGACAAA GTCGTGAGCCTGCGAACCAAATATATGTCCTTGGATATCATCGAGACGGAACTGCTACCCTCGgacgtaataaaaatcaaattctaCAGGCCACCGAACTTGAAGTATTTATCAGGCCAATGGGTACGTCTCGCCTGCACTGCCTTCAGATCCAACGAATTCCATTCATTTACGCTGACATCGGCGCCGCACGAGAACGTTCTTTCGTGCCATATAAAAGCCCAGGGACCGTGGACGTGGAAACTGCGAAATTATTTCGATCCCTGCAATTACAATCCGGAAGACGAGCTTCCTAAGATTCGCATCGAGGGTCCGTTTGGCGGTGGAAATCAGGATTGGTACAAGTTCGAGGTCGCAGTCATGGTTGGAGGCGGTATCGGTGTCACCCCGTACGCCTCGATGCTCAATGATCTTGTGTTTGGAACGTCCACCAACAGATATTCTGGAGTTGCGTGCAAGAAG GTCTATTTTCTGTGGATCTGCCCGTCGCACAAGCATTTCGAATGGTTCATTGACGTTCTCAGGGACGTCGAGAGGAAAGACGTTACAGACGTACTTGAAATCCACATATTCATTACGCAATTCTTTCACAAGTTCGATTTGCGTACTACTATGCTG TACATATGTGAGAATCACTTTCAGAGGCTATCGAAGAAGAGTATATTCACTGGACTCAAAGCCATCAATCACTTTGGCCGGCCGGACATGACGTCGTTCCTGAAATTTGTTCAGAAGAAACACAGCTAC gTTAGCAAAATAGGAGTATTCAGCTGTGGACCGCGTCCCCTGACGAAAAGCGTCATGTCGGCCTGCGACGAAGTGAACAAGACTCGGCGCTTGCCGTACTTCATTCACCACTTCGAGAACTTTGGCTAG
- the LOC105277838 gene encoding dual oxidase maturation factor 1, which produces MKGWFDAFRSDGGPTLYSYSNRTPVTGDVPLVIVFVIFGTLFTAFLVIFPGVRKERLTTFLTVTLSLFVGATIQVAQYGSSWHTSSATIVSSSYSAFSRNKVTADIGGYIGLMHINITYRLSPESEKMNGDVEYNERFWWRSSGEMTSAFKQALYQGAPFPIVSLAEYFSLHQEGFSWGSRYREAGYYSSIMLWTSFASWLMMNLLLMVVPRYGAYSMIFTGLCMLLTNLIYTALLPCEPLIAHIEGSILSFNLGWNFWLVLSAGAACLLAGFIITAIDMIFPHQFSTILEVDYDTPYDRHVIIEESFDTRNIRRKVPKIEDSFGDRIMSQLSSKLQNRHANKEDTEGVINRGYTSHELSEFPQEISDEPSKSNWSYPFPPASRRTVNG; this is translated from the exons ATGAAGGGATGGTTCGACGCCTTTCGCAGCGACGGTGGCCCGACGCTCTACAGCTACAGCAACCGCACTCCTGTCACGGGTGACGTTCCCTTGGTCATCGTGTTCGTGATATTCGGCACCCTGTTCACGGCTTTCCTAGTCATATTCCCGGGCGTCAGGAAAGAG CGGTTAACCACATTTCTCACGGTTACCCTGAGCCTCTTCGTGGGTGCGACGATTCAAG TGGCGCAATATGGCTCATCCTGGCACACAAGCTCCGCTACCATTGTCAGTTCCTCCTACAGCGCTTTCTCCAGGAATAAAGTAACTGCCGACATCGGCGGTTACATCGGCTTAATGCACATCAATATTACGTACAGGC TGTCACCAGAAAGCGAGAAGATGAACGGGGACGTCGAATACAATGAGCGTTTCTGGTGGCGAAGTTCCGGCGAAATGACTAGTGCCTTCAAGCAGGCGCTCTATCAAGGTGCACCGTTTCCTATCGTCTCCTTAGCGGAATACTTCAGCCTACATCAAGAAGGTTTCTCTTGGGGTTCGCGATATCGCGAGGCTGGATACTATTCCTCGATAATGTTATG GACCTCCTTCGCCTCGTGGCTGATGATGAACTTGTTACTCATGGTAGTACCACGCTACGGCGCGTACAGCATGATTTTTACGGGCCTGTGTATGTTGTTGACCAACTTGATCTACACGGCTCTCTTACCATGCGAACCCCTGATAGCTCACATCGAAGGCTCGATTCTCTCCTTCAATCTGGGCTGGAATTTTTGGTTGGTGCTGTCGGCTG GTGCCGCGTGTCTCCTGGCAGGATTCATCATAACGGCTATAGACATGATCTTTCCTCATCAATTCTCGACTATACTCGAGGTCGACTATGACACGCCGTACGATAGACACGTCATTATAGAAGAGAGCTTCGATACGCGAAACATTCGACGGAAAGTTCCCAAAATTGAGGACTCTTTTGGCGATCGAATAATGAG TCAACTGTCGTCCAAGCTGCAGAACAGACACGCTAATAAAGAGGACACCGAAGGCGTCATTAATCGAGGATATACGTCGCACGAGCTGTCCGAGTTCCCGCAAGAGATCAGCGACGAGCCCAGTAAGAGCAACTGGTCGTACCCGTTCCCACCGGCTTCGCGCAGAACCGTTAATGGCTGA